One Thioclava electrotropha DNA segment encodes these proteins:
- the trmFO gene encoding methylenetetrahydrofolate--tRNA-(uracil(54)-C(5))-methyltransferase (FADH(2)-oxidizing) TrmFO, giving the protein MTEELHIVGGGMAGSEAAWQAANAGIRVVLHEMRPKVETFAHQTGNYAEMVCSNSFRSDDHERNAVGQLHWEMGAANGLIMDTARKHRLPAGGALAVDREAFSQSVTEALRAHENISFTEEEVTELPSSGKWIFATGPLTSESLGKAILQATGEERLAFFDAIAPIVYADTIDMSVAWRQSRYDKGETEEERTAYINCPMTKDEYETFIDALLEADKTEFHEGETAGYFDGCLPIEVMAERGRETLRHGPMKPVGLTNEHDPQTKAWAVVQLRRDNALGTLYNIVGFQTKMKYGAQAAVFRMIPGLQDAKFARLGGIHRNTFINSPTLLDAQMRLKSHPNLRFAGQITGVEGYVESAAMGLLAGRMAAAELQGRDLAPPGPETAMGALITHITGGAEAKTFQPMNVNFGLFPPIDAKGGRRGRKDRYKAYTDRAKTAFGDWLAQQGETV; this is encoded by the coding sequence ATGACAGAAGAACTCCATATCGTCGGCGGTGGCATGGCGGGCTCGGAAGCGGCCTGGCAAGCGGCGAATGCCGGCATCCGCGTGGTGCTGCACGAAATGCGGCCCAAGGTCGAAACCTTTGCGCACCAGACCGGCAACTATGCCGAGATGGTCTGCTCGAATTCGTTCCGCTCGGACGATCACGAGCGCAATGCCGTGGGCCAGCTCCATTGGGAGATGGGCGCTGCGAACGGGCTGATCATGGACACGGCGCGCAAGCATCGTCTGCCCGCAGGCGGCGCGCTGGCCGTGGACCGCGAGGCGTTTTCGCAATCCGTGACCGAGGCGCTGCGCGCCCATGAGAATATTTCCTTTACCGAGGAAGAGGTTACGGAGCTTCCTTCAAGCGGAAAATGGATCTTCGCGACCGGCCCGCTGACTTCGGAATCCCTGGGCAAAGCGATCCTGCAAGCCACCGGCGAAGAGCGTCTGGCCTTCTTCGACGCCATCGCGCCCATCGTCTATGCCGACACGATCGACATGTCCGTCGCATGGCGTCAGTCGCGCTACGACAAGGGCGAGACCGAGGAAGAGCGCACGGCCTATATCAACTGCCCGATGACGAAGGACGAATACGAGACCTTCATCGACGCGCTGCTCGAGGCCGACAAGACCGAGTTCCACGAGGGTGAAACCGCGGGCTATTTCGACGGCTGCCTGCCGATCGAGGTGATGGCCGAACGCGGCCGTGAAACCCTGCGCCACGGGCCGATGAAGCCGGTCGGTCTGACCAACGAACACGATCCGCAGACCAAGGCCTGGGCCGTCGTGCAGCTGCGCCGCGACAACGCGCTCGGTACGCTCTACAATATCGTGGGCTTCCAGACCAAGATGAAGTATGGCGCGCAAGCTGCTGTTTTCCGGATGATTCCGGGCCTTCAGGACGCCAAGTTCGCGCGTCTCGGCGGCATCCACCGCAACACCTTCATCAATTCGCCGACGCTGCTCGATGCGCAGATGCGTCTGAAATCGCACCCGAACCTGCGCTTCGCCGGCCAGATCACCGGAGTCGAAGGCTATGTCGAGAGCGCCGCGATGGGGCTGCTGGCGGGTCGTATGGCCGCCGCCGAGCTTCAGGGCCGCGATCTCGCGCCCCCGGGACCCGAAACCGCAATGGGGGCGTTGATCACCCACATCACCGGCGGGGCCGAGGCGAAGACATTCCAACCGATGAACGTCAATTTCGGGCTCTTCCCGCCGATCGACGCCAAGGGCGGGCGGCGTGGCCGCAAAGACCGCTACAAGGCCTATACCGATCGCGCCAAGACGGCCTTCGGCGACTGGCTGGCGCAGCAAGGAGAGACTGTATGA
- the gluQRS gene encoding tRNA glutamyl-Q(34) synthetase GluQRS: MITRFAPSPTGPLHLGHAYSAIFAHDMARKAGGQFLLRIEDIDQSRARPHWEEQIYDDLRWLGLTWDGPILRQSDRLNIYREALETLWESDLLFACTCTRRDIEAAASAPQEGVQYGPDGLIYPGTCRERGSRRPGTPLPDSALRLNMTRAARDIRFEEICALHKGTHHISRADLIDKVGDVVLARREMGTSYHLAVVLDDAAQGITHVTRGADLFDATQIHVLLQALLELPTPTYCHHDLIRDENGKRLAKRDDARAIAKYREDGATPDDIRRMVGLPASS; the protein is encoded by the coding sequence ATGATCACACGCTTCGCCCCCTCGCCAACGGGCCCGCTGCATCTGGGCCACGCCTATAGTGCGATCTTCGCGCATGACATGGCGCGCAAGGCCGGCGGCCAGTTCCTGCTGCGGATCGAAGACATCGACCAAAGCCGCGCGCGACCGCACTGGGAAGAGCAGATATACGACGATCTGCGCTGGCTTGGGCTGACCTGGGACGGGCCGATTCTGCGCCAGTCAGACCGCTTGAACATCTACCGCGAAGCCCTTGAAACGCTTTGGGAAAGCGACCTTCTCTTTGCCTGCACCTGCACGCGGCGCGACATCGAGGCGGCAGCCTCCGCACCGCAGGAAGGCGTGCAATACGGCCCCGACGGTCTGATCTATCCGGGCACCTGCCGTGAGCGTGGCTCGCGCCGCCCCGGGACTCCGCTGCCCGACAGCGCGCTACGCCTGAACATGACCCGCGCCGCCCGCGATATCCGCTTCGAGGAAATCTGCGCGCTGCACAAAGGCACGCATCACATCTCCCGCGCCGATCTGATCGACAAGGTGGGCGATGTCGTGCTGGCGCGGCGCGAGATGGGCACGTCCTACCACCTCGCCGTCGTGCTCGACGACGCCGCGCAAGGCATCACCCATGTCACCCGCGGCGCGGACCTGTTCGACGCCACGCAGATCCATGTGCTGCTTCAGGCCCTACTTGAACTTCCGACGCCAACCTATTGCCATCACGACCTGATTCGCGACGAGAATGGTAAACGCCTCGCCAAGCGCGACGACGCCCGCGCCATCGCGAAATACCGCGAGGACGGGGCCACCCCAGACGACATTCGCCGCATGGTCGGGCTGCCCGCTTCCTCTTGA
- the hisI gene encoding phosphoribosyl-AMP cyclohydrolase, whose protein sequence is MPFDPASLTYDANGLIPAIAQDALSGDILMMAWMNAESVAKTLETGRVTYWSRSRKSFWVKGETSGHVQRLREMRVDCDRDALLVLVEQEGPACHTNRRSCFYTAIRDGEEVEILTPMED, encoded by the coding sequence ATGCCATTCGATCCCGCCAGCTTGACCTATGACGCCAACGGTTTGATCCCCGCGATTGCGCAGGATGCGCTCTCGGGCGATATCCTGATGATGGCATGGATGAACGCGGAAAGCGTCGCAAAGACACTTGAAACAGGGCGCGTAACATATTGGTCGCGCTCGCGGAAATCGTTCTGGGTGAAGGGCGAGACTTCGGGCCATGTGCAGCGCCTGCGCGAGATGCGGGTGGATTGCGACCGCGACGCGCTTCTGGTTCTGGTCGAGCAGGAAGGCCCGGCCTGCCACACCAATCGCAGGTCGTGCTTCTACACCGCGATCCGCGATGGCGAAGAGGTCGAAATTCTTACGCCGATGGAAGATTGA
- a CDS encoding iron-sulfur cluster assembly scaffold protein, with product MSDTDLIKLYSQRILALAADMPGTDPLPEPDVTVRKRAPLCGSTVEVSLTCADGRVTGYSQTVHACALGQASAAIFGAQVVGRTRDEVANLRDQLAEMLKGGPVPDAPFGEYEVLQAARDYPNRHGSILLAPEATLEALEQC from the coding sequence ATGAGCGACACCGATCTGATCAAGCTCTATTCGCAGCGTATTCTGGCGCTCGCCGCCGATATGCCGGGCACCGATCCGCTCCCCGAGCCCGATGTGACCGTGCGCAAGCGCGCGCCGCTTTGCGGCTCCACGGTCGAAGTCTCGCTGACTTGCGCGGACGGCCGCGTGACCGGCTATAGCCAGACCGTGCATGCCTGCGCGCTGGGTCAGGCTTCGGCTGCAATTTTCGGAGCGCAGGTGGTGGGCCGCACGCGTGACGAGGTCGCGAATCTGCGCGACCAGTTGGCCGAGATGCTCAAGGGCGGCCCCGTCCCCGATGCGCCTTTCGGCGAGTATGAGGTTCTGCAAGCCGCGCGCGACTATCCCAACCGTCATGGCTCAATCCTGCTCGCCCCCGAGGCCACGCTCGAAGCGCTCGAGCAGTGCTGA
- the recG gene encoding ATP-dependent DNA helicase RecG, whose protein sequence is MSTRPAELFELFAELDSLAGVGPKTAKHFEGLGITRPRDVLFTLPYSVIDRRPVATVQGVPAGTTVTVEVTIGAHSPARKQGAPDRVLCHDAQGDITLVFFRARGDWLAKQMPNGARRIISGKLEIYDGQAQIVHPDYILPPENAGEMPRFEPVYPLTAGVTQKLMAKAAEGALARAPDLPEWIDDALKRREGWPDWQDAVKTAHHPEKIDDLSATAPARARLAYDELFAHQMTLALARRQSRRKKGRVTRGTGKLSAQVLASLPYKPTGAQTRAIAEIAGDLGSERRMNRLLQGDVGAGKTLVAFMALLTAVEAGGQGVMMAPTEILARQHLEGLAPLAEAAGVRLEILTGRDKGAERARKLADLASGAIGILVGTHAVFQKDVEFQDLRLSVIDEQHRFGVAQRMELGAKGQAVDVLVMTATPIPRSLALAQYGDMDVSLLDEKPPGRTPVKTALVAMERMGEVVEHLRKAVTEGRQAYWVCPLVEESERVDLSSATDRFLALRAALGDDVVGLVHGQIPSAEKDAAMAAFVKGQTRVLVATTVIEVGVNVPNASIMVIERAESFGLAQLHQLRGRVGRGAAASTCLMIYQTPLSETAERRLSILRESEDGFRIAEEDLAMRGAGDVIGTAQSGLPRFRVADLERQAGLMAVAQSDARKLLSDDPELSGPRGQAARVLLWLMEQDRAIRLIGIG, encoded by the coding sequence ATGAGCACGCGGCCCGCAGAGCTTTTCGAGCTCTTCGCCGAGCTCGACAGCCTCGCGGGCGTCGGCCCGAAAACGGCCAAGCATTTCGAAGGGTTGGGGATCACCCGCCCGCGCGATGTGCTGTTCACCTTGCCCTATTCGGTGATCGATCGCCGCCCGGTCGCGACCGTGCAGGGGGTGCCTGCGGGCACCACCGTCACCGTCGAAGTGACCATCGGCGCTCATAGCCCCGCGCGCAAACAAGGTGCGCCGGATCGGGTTTTGTGCCATGACGCGCAGGGCGATATCACGCTGGTTTTCTTCCGCGCGCGCGGCGACTGGCTCGCGAAACAGATGCCCAACGGGGCGCGGCGGATCATTTCGGGCAAGCTCGAGATTTATGACGGGCAGGCGCAGATCGTGCATCCCGATTACATTCTGCCGCCCGAGAATGCGGGTGAGATGCCCCGGTTCGAGCCGGTCTATCCGCTCACCGCGGGCGTCACGCAAAAGCTGATGGCGAAGGCGGCGGAGGGGGCCTTGGCGCGCGCGCCCGATCTGCCGGAATGGATCGATGATGCGCTGAAACGCCGCGAGGGTTGGCCGGATTGGCAGGATGCGGTGAAAACGGCGCATCACCCTGAAAAGATTGACGATCTTTCGGCCACTGCGCCGGCACGCGCGCGTCTCGCCTATGACGAGCTTTTCGCCCACCAGATGACGCTCGCGCTCGCGCGGCGCCAGTCGCGGCGCAAGAAGGGCCGAGTGACGCGCGGCACGGGCAAGCTCTCGGCGCAGGTGTTGGCGAGCCTGCCGTACAAGCCGACCGGGGCGCAGACCCGCGCGATTGCCGAGATCGCGGGCGATCTGGGCTCCGAGCGGCGGATGAACCGGCTGCTTCAGGGCGATGTCGGCGCGGGCAAGACGCTGGTCGCCTTCATGGCGCTGCTGACCGCGGTCGAGGCTGGCGGGCAGGGCGTGATGATGGCGCCCACGGAAATCCTCGCGCGCCAGCATCTCGAAGGTCTGGCGCCGCTGGCCGAGGCGGCGGGCGTCCGGCTGGAGATCCTGACCGGGCGCGACAAGGGGGCGGAGCGGGCGCGCAAGCTCGCCGATCTGGCCTCGGGCGCGATCGGCATCCTCGTCGGCACCCATGCGGTTTTTCAGAAAGACGTGGAATTTCAGGATTTGCGGCTTTCCGTGATTGACGAACAGCATCGCTTCGGCGTCGCGCAGCGGATGGAGCTGGGCGCCAAGGGGCAGGCGGTCGACGTGCTGGTGATGACCGCCACACCGATCCCGCGCTCGCTCGCGCTGGCGCAATATGGCGACATGGATGTGAGCCTCTTGGACGAGAAGCCGCCGGGCCGGACGCCGGTGAAGACCGCGCTCGTCGCGATGGAGCGGATGGGCGAAGTGGTTGAGCATCTGCGCAAGGCGGTGACCGAGGGACGGCAGGCCTATTGGGTCTGCCCGCTGGTCGAAGAGAGCGAGCGGGTCGATCTGAGCTCTGCGACCGACCGTTTTCTGGCGCTGCGCGCGGCGCTTGGCGACGATGTCGTGGGGCTGGTTCATGGCCAGATTCCGTCGGCCGAGAAAGACGCCGCCATGGCGGCCTTCGTGAAGGGGCAGACCCGCGTTCTGGTCGCGACGACGGTGATCGAGGTGGGCGTGAACGTGCCCAACGCGTCGATCATGGTGATCGAGCGGGCCGAGAGCTTCGGTCTCGCGCAGCTTCATCAGTTGCGCGGGCGGGTCGGGCGCGGGGCCGCGGCCTCGACCTGCCTGATGATCTACCAGACGCCCTTGAGCGAGACGGCCGAACGGCGCCTGTCGATCCTGCGCGAAAGCGAGGACGGGTTCCGCATCGCCGAAGAAGACCTCGCCATGCGCGGGGCGGGCGATGTGATCGGCACCGCACAGTCGGGCCTGCCGCGCTTCCGCGTGGCTGACCTCGAACGGCAGGCCGGTCTGATGGCGGTGGCGCAGTCGGATGCGCGCAAGCTCCTGTCCGACGATCCTGAGTTGAGCGGCCCGCGCGGACAGGCGGCGCGGGTGCTGCTGTGGCTGATGGAACAGGACCGCGCGATCCGTCTGATCGGCATCGGCTGA
- the ligA gene encoding NAD-dependent DNA ligase LigA — MSEPSRTEIDALSEAEARAELPELIAKIAAANTAYHTHDAPEISDAEYDALKQRLAAIEAKFPALKSEQSPSEQVGGQLAEGFGKITHAIRMMSLANAFSDEDVTEFDESIRSFLGLKSDAPLNYTAEPKIDGLSLSIRYEKGKLIHAATRGDGQVGENVTENARTIDDIPTSIADAPDVLEVRGEVYMSHADFEALNTRNEAAGEKRFANPRNAAAGSLRQLDSKVTAARPLKFFAYAWGELSAPLAETQIDAIARLQSLGFQTNPMTELCDGPADMLSHYREIEAKRATLGYDIDGVVYKVNDLALQRRLGFRSTTPRWAIAHKFPAELAWTQLEGIDIQVGRTGALSPVARLTPVTVGGVVVSNATLHNEDYIAGRDSKGAEIRGGKDIRVGDWVQVYRAGDVIPKIADVDLTRRPDDAVPYDFPTHCPRCGSEAIREEGDAVRRCTGGLICPAQAVEKLKHFVSRVAFDIEGLGAKQVEQFYEDGWIKEPADIFTLEERYGQGLQQLKNREGWGEKSARNLFAAIAEKRRIPLQRLIFALGIRHVGETSAGMLATHYGTWEAFETAMTQAECGQGPEWDDLISIDGVGETLATSVVTTFQQEAERASIDRLTAHLSVEEAEKPKSDSPVSGLTVVFTGTLEKMTRAEAKARAEALGAKVSGSVSAKTDLLVAGPGAGSKAKKAAELNIRVIDEDEWIALAGGA; from the coding sequence ATGTCCGAGCCAAGCCGCACCGAGATCGACGCGCTGAGCGAGGCCGAGGCCCGCGCCGAGCTGCCCGAGCTGATCGCGAAGATCGCGGCGGCCAATACCGCCTATCACACCCATGACGCGCCCGAGATTTCGGATGCGGAGTATGACGCGCTCAAGCAGCGACTCGCGGCGATCGAGGCGAAATTCCCCGCGCTGAAATCGGAGCAGTCGCCCAGCGAACAAGTGGGCGGGCAGCTGGCTGAAGGCTTCGGCAAGATCACCCATGCGATCCGCATGATGAGCCTCGCCAACGCGTTCTCCGACGAGGACGTGACCGAATTCGACGAAAGCATCCGCAGCTTCCTCGGCCTGAAATCCGACGCGCCGCTCAACTACACGGCCGAACCGAAGATCGACGGTCTCTCGCTGTCGATCCGCTACGAGAAGGGGAAACTGATCCATGCCGCAACGCGCGGCGATGGTCAGGTCGGTGAAAACGTCACCGAGAATGCCCGCACCATCGACGATATTCCAACGTCGATTGCCGATGCGCCAGACGTGCTGGAAGTCCGCGGCGAGGTCTATATGAGCCATGCTGATTTCGAGGCGCTCAATACCCGAAACGAGGCCGCGGGCGAGAAACGTTTCGCCAATCCGCGCAACGCTGCCGCCGGGTCGCTGCGCCAGCTCGACTCGAAAGTCACTGCCGCGCGCCCGCTGAAATTCTTCGCCTACGCCTGGGGCGAGCTGTCCGCGCCGCTGGCCGAGACCCAGATCGACGCCATCGCGCGGCTGCAATCGCTCGGCTTCCAGACCAACCCGATGACCGAGCTGTGCGATGGCCCCGCCGATATGCTTAGCCATTACCGCGAGATTGAGGCCAAGCGCGCCACGCTCGGCTACGATATCGACGGCGTCGTCTACAAGGTGAACGACCTCGCGCTGCAACGCCGCCTCGGTTTCCGTTCCACCACGCCGCGTTGGGCGATCGCGCATAAATTCCCGGCCGAGCTTGCCTGGACGCAGCTCGAAGGGATCGACATTCAGGTCGGTCGCACCGGGGCGCTCTCGCCGGTCGCGCGGCTGACGCCGGTGACGGTGGGCGGCGTCGTCGTCTCGAACGCGACGCTGCATAACGAAGATTACATCGCCGGGCGCGATTCCAAGGGCGCCGAGATCCGCGGCGGCAAGGATATCCGCGTCGGCGATTGGGTGCAGGTCTATCGCGCGGGGGACGTGATCCCGAAGATCGCCGATGTCGACCTCACGCGCCGTCCCGACGATGCGGTGCCCTACGACTTCCCAACCCATTGCCCCCGCTGCGGATCCGAGGCGATCCGCGAAGAGGGCGACGCCGTGCGTCGCTGCACGGGCGGTCTGATATGCCCCGCGCAAGCCGTAGAAAAGCTAAAACATTTCGTCTCCCGCGTGGCTTTCGATATCGAAGGTCTGGGCGCGAAACAGGTCGAGCAATTCTACGAGGACGGCTGGATCAAGGAGCCCGCCGACATCTTCACGCTCGAAGAACGTTATGGTCAGGGCCTCCAGCAACTCAAGAACCGCGAGGGCTGGGGCGAGAAATCGGCGCGCAATCTCTTTGCCGCCATCGCCGAGAAACGCAGGATTCCGCTGCAACGCCTGATCTTCGCGCTCGGCATTCGCCATGTCGGCGAGACCAGCGCCGGGATGCTCGCCACGCATTACGGCACATGGGAGGCGTTCGAAACCGCGATGACGCAGGCCGAGTGCGGGCAGGGCCCGGAATGGGACGACCTGATCTCGATCGACGGGGTGGGCGAGACGCTCGCAACATCCGTCGTGACGACGTTCCAGCAAGAGGCCGAGCGCGCCTCGATCGACCGTCTCACCGCGCATCTGAGTGTCGAGGAGGCCGAGAAGCCGAAATCCGACAGTCCGGTTTCGGGCCTCACCGTCGTCTTTACCGGCACGCTGGAGAAGATGACCCGGGCCGAGGCCAAGGCGCGGGCCGAGGCACTTGGTGCGAAAGTCTCGGGCTCGGTCAGCGCCAAGACCGACCTGCTCGTCGCAGGGCCCGGCGCGGGCTCGAAAGCCAAGAAAGCGGCCGAATTGAACATCCGTGTCATCGACGAGGATGAATGGATCGCGCTCGCGGGGGGCGCATGA
- the ctrA gene encoding response regulator transcription factor CtrA, with protein MRILLVEDDPTTSRSIELMLTHANLNVYCTDLGEEGIDLAKLYDYDLILLDLNLPDMNGHEVLRQLRLAKIDTPILILTGADDTENKIKGFGFGADDYMTKPFHREELVARIHAIIRRSKGHAQSIIRTGKISVNLDAKTVEVDGKPVHLTGKEYQMLELLSLRKGTTLTKEMFLNHLYGGMDEPELKIIDVFICKLRKKLADATEGENYIETVWGRGYVLRDPDPSELERRIAMGA; from the coding sequence ATGCGGATTTTATTGGTGGAAGACGACCCGACGACGTCGCGCAGCATCGAGTTGATGCTGACGCACGCGAATCTCAACGTCTACTGCACCGATCTGGGGGAGGAGGGAATCGATCTCGCGAAGCTCTACGATTACGATCTGATCCTTCTTGACCTCAATCTTCCCGACATGAACGGGCACGAGGTGCTGCGGCAATTGCGTCTGGCCAAGATCGACACGCCGATCCTGATTCTCACCGGCGCGGACGACACCGAGAACAAGATCAAGGGATTCGGCTTCGGCGCCGATGACTACATGACGAAGCCGTTCCATCGCGAGGAGCTGGTGGCGCGCATTCACGCGATCATCCGCCGGTCCAAAGGTCATGCCCAATCGATCATCCGCACCGGCAAGATTTCGGTCAATCTCGATGCGAAGACGGTCGAGGTCGACGGCAAGCCGGTGCATCTGACCGGCAAGGAATACCAAATGCTCGAACTGCTCAGCCTCCGGAAGGGTACGACCCTGACGAAGGAGATGTTTCTCAACCACCTCTATGGCGGCATGGATGAACCCGAATTGAAGATCATCGACGTCTTCATCTGCAAACTGCGCAAGAAGCTCGCCGATGCCACCGAGGGCGAAAATTACATCGAAACCGTCTGGGGCCGCGGCTATGTGCTGCGCGATCCCGACCCGTCCGAGTTGGAACGTCGCATCGCTATGGGTGCCTGA
- the sciP gene encoding CtrA inhibitor SciP has translation MYLKKVDGPRAVTLADGTILTRADLPSPKTRRWVASRKAVIVQAVAHGLIARDEVLERYALSDEELDLWIEGVERHGIQGLKVTAIQKLKQL, from the coding sequence ATGTATCTCAAGAAAGTCGATGGTCCGCGCGCGGTGACCCTCGCCGACGGCACGATCCTGACGCGCGCGGATCTGCCCTCTCCGAAAACCCGACGATGGGTGGCGAGCCGGAAAGCGGTGATCGTGCAGGCGGTCGCGCATGGGTTGATCGCCCGCGACGAGGTTCTGGAGCGTTACGCGCTCTCTGACGAAGAATTGGATCTTTGGATCGAGGGCGTCGAAAGGCACGGGATTCAAGGCCTTAAAGTCACCGCGATCCAAAAGTTGAAACAACTTTAG
- the mnmA gene encoding tRNA 2-thiouridine(34) synthase MnmA, protein MPKDQPLNSLGFAKPPADTRVVVAMSGGVDSSVVAAKLAEEGYDVVGVTLQLYDHGAALAKKGACCAGQDIHDARRVAEEMGFPHYVLDYENTFREAVIDEFADAYLGGATPVPCIRCNERVKFKDLLETAKDLDADCMATGHYIQRKDGAAGPELHCAADANRDQSYFLFSTTPEQLDYLRFPLGHLPSKDATRELAAKYGLAVADKPDSQDICFVPNGNYASVIEKLRPGAADPGDIVDMEGNVLGQHRGVIHYTIGQRRGLGIGGLEDPLYVVKLDPDTRHVVVGPKEALSTRTIPVREINWLGDEPFTSRKEWHLKVKVRSTRPPREAIIRPISETEAEVELVVPEEGVSPGQACVFYAPEDSRIFGGGWIYKK, encoded by the coding sequence ATGCCCAAGGATCAGCCGCTCAATTCGCTCGGTTTCGCCAAACCGCCCGCGGACACCCGCGTCGTCGTCGCCATGTCGGGCGGCGTCGATAGCTCGGTCGTGGCCGCCAAACTGGCCGAGGAAGGCTATGACGTGGTGGGCGTGACGCTGCAGCTTTACGACCACGGTGCGGCGCTGGCCAAGAAAGGCGCGTGCTGCGCCGGGCAGGATATCCACGACGCGCGCCGCGTGGCCGAGGAAATGGGCTTTCCGCATTACGTGCTCGATTACGAGAACACCTTCCGCGAGGCGGTGATCGACGAATTCGCCGACGCCTATCTTGGCGGCGCGACGCCGGTGCCCTGCATCCGCTGCAACGAGCGCGTGAAGTTCAAGGACCTGCTGGAGACGGCGAAGGACCTCGACGCTGATTGCATGGCGACGGGCCATTACATCCAGCGCAAGGACGGTGCGGCCGGGCCCGAGCTGCATTGCGCGGCCGATGCGAACCGCGATCAGAGCTATTTCCTGTTCTCGACCACGCCCGAGCAGCTCGATTACCTGCGCTTCCCGCTGGGCCACCTGCCCTCGAAGGATGCGACGCGGGAACTGGCAGCGAAATACGGGCTGGCGGTGGCCGACAAGCCCGACAGTCAGGATATCTGCTTCGTGCCGAACGGGAATTACGCGAGCGTCATCGAGAAGCTGCGTCCCGGCGCGGCCGATCCCGGCGATATCGTGGACATGGAGGGCAATGTCCTCGGCCAGCATCGCGGCGTGATCCATTACACGATCGGCCAGCGGCGCGGGCTCGGCATCGGCGGGCTCGAAGACCCGCTCTATGTGGTGAAGCTCGATCCCGACACCCGCCACGTGGTCGTCGGCCCGAAAGAGGCGCTGTCCACCCGCACCATCCCGGTGCGCGAGATCAACTGGCTGGGCGACGAGCCCTTCACCTCGCGCAAGGAATGGCACCTGAAGGTCAAGGTCCGCTCGACCCGCCCACCGCGCGAAGCGATCATCCGGCCCATCTCGGAAACCGAGGCGGAAGTCGAACTGGTCGTGCCGGAGGAAGGCGTCAGCCCCGGTCAGGCCTGCGTATTCTACGCGCCCGAAGACAGCCGCATCTTCGGCGGTGGCTGGATCTACAAGAAGTAA
- a CDS encoding phasin family protein — protein MAQKKSAPGMNMAGCMPVPDMGSVSSVMAPQLKMMESMIAQNIELLEFLKTRFERDQEMVTQLAETPDPMRAMSLWGEFWQRTASDYTAEMTKLATSMTGIAERAVRSATEEGEALAKAVGKK, from the coding sequence ATGGCACAGAAGAAATCCGCACCCGGTATGAACATGGCTGGCTGTATGCCAGTGCCGGATATGGGGTCGGTAAGCTCGGTGATGGCACCGCAGCTCAAGATGATGGAATCGATGATCGCGCAGAATATCGAGCTGCTCGAGTTTCTGAAGACCCGCTTCGAGCGCGACCAGGAGATGGTCACTCAGTTGGCGGAAACGCCCGATCCGATGCGCGCGATGAGCCTCTGGGGCGAATTCTGGCAGCGCACGGCCAGCGATTACACCGCCGAGATGACGAAGCTCGCAACCTCGATGACTGGGATTGCGGAGCGCGCGGTGCGCTCGGCCACCGAAGAGGGCGAAGCGCTCGCCAAGGCGGTCGGAAAAAAGTGA